Within the Miscanthus floridulus cultivar M001 chromosome 17, ASM1932011v1, whole genome shotgun sequence genome, the region CCTTTTTCAGAGTACAATGACATCTGCTGATCTGCACCAAGATTGTGTTGTATATAAAAAAAATCTGCTACCCCTTAGCATTGTACATGTTCAGCTCCTTAACTGTGACACATTTCGCATTCAAAACCAATGCCGCAATGCACTAATGAATCACATGTGCTTAATAAAGTTATTTATTATTTATGGGCTCGATTCCAGATTTTCATAGGGTTCACAAGTGGGTGAATTCACTATAGATTTTTTTTCCCACTACAGAACATGGCATCTTAGTTTTTCCCCTTTGTCATGGTGTTCTGCAGAAATCTTTGTCAGGGCCTAGAAGAAGTTGGGTCTACGGCCGGGTTTATCTAGTGAAGCAAGGGCATCCTAGGAAACGGAAATGGATAAATGACTAAAATTCTAATTGCAGCTGATGAAGAAAGTTTAGATAATCTGATGAGATGGAGCCCTTCTGATCGACTGAAACATTTTTCAGATGCCACTCTTATTGATCAGAAGGGCTTACTGTGTNNNNNNNNNNNNNNNNNNNNNNNNNNNNNNNNNNNNNNNNNNNNNNNNNNNNNNNNNNNNNNNNNNNNNNNNNNNNNNNNNNNNNNNNNNNNNNNNNNNNGCTTATGAAACATCTGCACAAAAATGAAGGACTACAACTTAATCTTTTGTCATGTAAATGGCAGAAAGCACAGGGATAGGAAGAACTTTCTCGTCATGTAATTGCCTGATCTGATCTGAGAATTCTGAGGTGAAGTGAACGTCTCAAGCTCACCTTGTGTGCCGTGGTTGAGGATGACAATGTCGATGCGGTCATTGCCGATGGGCAGGTCGACGAGCAGGGGGCTGAGGTGTGCGTAGCGGCCGGCGCGGACGCAGAGGGTGGTGCGGGTGACGTCAATGCTGGCGCCGAGGCGGCACGCCAGCGTGAGCCGCAGCTGCATCAGGTTGTGGGTGTTGAGCTGCATCGTCCTCCACGCTCCCTCGTTCACGCTCCCGTCCGTCTCGCCGCGCACGTACCGGATCTGCCGCGCCACCTCGCTCTCCGTCAGCGGCCGCCGCCGCGCATGCGTCAGCTGTTCATCGCATTGCATTGCACCCATGATCATCCTCATCATCCGATCGAGAAGGACAGGAAGCGACCGGTACGTACGTACCTGGTAGGTGGGATCAAGGATGCAGGGTCGAGTCATCCTGATGGGCACGTTCTCGATGTCCCACTGCATCATGGTGCTGCCGTTGTCGCCGGCGGAGGTGACGGCCCTGCGCCACCGGAGGTACCGGCCATTGGCGCGGAGGTACCGTCCCGTGCCGCTGCGGATGACGAAGGTGGTCCGTCGCGGGATGGCCTGCCACAGCATCCcgggcggcggcggggagccGCCGAGCCCGTCCTGCGCGGTGACCACGCCGTGGGAGGGCCCCGTGCCGGCCTGCACGCTGGTGGCCAGGAGGTACCGGCCGTAGGCGCCGCGGAGGAGCACGCAGGGCCCGCCGTCGGGCCCCGCCGCGTGGTGCACCGCCCACACCGCGTTGTGCACGCCGCGCTGCCCCGTCAGGCACACGCTCGACCCGTCGGCGTCGGCCGCCAGGTACTTGCCGCGCCGCGCGCAGCACCGCAGCCGCACGAACCGCACCCCGTTGAACACGTCCATGGATGGTCGATCGCGTCGCGCCGCGCTCCGATCGGGAGGGCGACCGACCGGCCGCCTCTTCCcttccttccttcttcctccCGGCGACGGCGATCGAACTGGGGGTGGCGAGAATTCCTCGGGCTCGTGTCGTGGGTTCCTGACAGGGGAGGGCGAGTTCGTTAGGGCCCACCGACCCGGATCCtgggggcccacatgtcagtcacTAAATCACCGTTACGCCACGTCAGAGACAGGGATCCTCTGGCACTGGCAGTTGGTCCGCACCGGGAACTCGGGAAGGCGCGAGTATTTGAAGGCCGAGAGGTCTCGGGGCCCTTCCCACCTCGCTGACAGGGAGGGCCCACATCCTGACAGCGGCGGGGCGGAAACCGCTTCCTCTCCGACGCCGGCCCATCGCATCCTGACAGCAATGGTTTGGTCTCGCTAACCCTACCCTGCCTACGTACGCGACGGCGGCGAACTCACCCACCGCTGCGCCGGGGAGATCGAGGCGCGGGCGGGTCTGGACGCGTGCCCTGACGGCGGCGACGACGTGGACGAGGCGAGCGCGGCTGGCTGTGGcccggagcagagcagaggagctaGCGGGCCCGCCCACTGGCGCGGTGAGGTGAGGTCATGCGAATCCATCTCCATGTCCATTCCTGCTTGTGTGTTCAACAGAACGGCTCCTTGTGCCTCGCAGTGTGAGATTGTCAGCGTCCGTCACATGTTGCTATGTGCCATTTGCAGAGTTTAAGATCAGTAATAATACAAGAAACACTGAAACCTGGAATTCTGGAGCTATGCATCAACAGTGCTGAACCTGCGGTTCCTGATCTCTTCAGTACTTTTGAATCCTTTTATTTGCATTCAGCACACATGATTGCGAAAATCAAAATCCCGAGGCATATGACCTATTGTTCTGTGCCCTGTCGAAACAACATGTGTGAATATTTGAAATGCTTCTGCTCTTTTAGGCAGACCAGCGACATGTTGAGAATGTAGTTTAATTATAGAGATGAATGTCCTTGGTGAAGTTTAGAGATTAACTTATAAGACAATTCACTTGTTGACAATCTTCACATACATATTTACATTCCCTTATtctgcatcagtgagtacactgtcTCGGCGTCGCAGCTGTGTATATACATTGTTGAAACAGGATCTGTTAGGCCTGTACCGCTGCATCCTTTACCACAAAGGAGGCAGCAAGCCCTGCTTATAAAATTTATTCCTTCTCCAAAAATAATCATCATATTCAGATTTTGGGATGCTGAATTGGAGATGCTGCTGTACACTTCTGCTCTAGTTGTCCTGTTACCACCATTGCTGCAGCAAGGGTCTTTGGTTGGTTCAAGGCTTCAAGCATCAACAAAGAAAAAAATGCATAGTGTGTTCATTGACAACTAATTAGGAAACGAATCACATTGCCTCGTATGGGCCAACTCTTCAACATTTTCTATCTGTCCTTCAACATTACCAACACCGCATGAAGATATGTACCTTTTATGGAATGCAGCCAGCATTTCTACTTAGGATGCACTCTTTATCCTGTGAAATTAGTTACCAGTGGTTTCTCAGAGTGTTTTATATACTTACGCATTGGTGTAAATATACACTTGCACTTGTTAACGCTGCTGGCATAAAAAGAACATAAGATCATTCCTCTTATTCTTTTGACAAATATCATCGTGTTTATTCAGACAAAGAACCAAGTGGCGGGTGGCCTGGAAAGGTGAAAACCAGCCTATTCTGAGCTGATTTTGATCAAAGCTCCGTTGTTTGGTGGCAATTTATCTCACAAAGCTTGGCTGGTTAGCCGTTTTCAAACTCTTCGGAACAGGTAGGACTAGTCATATTCAGGGAGTGCTTCAGCTTCACTAGTCTAGCTGTACAGAATTTGCTTCTTGCCTACTTGGCCTCCTCAAGCACTACCAACAAGTATGCCAATGCTATATTGTTTGCATCACACTCATTGCAAATGGCACTGGAGTTGATGAAAACCATGTAATCACTGCAAGCAAAGGCTTATTTGCACTCCACTCATCAGCCCGTACTAGCAGGAGCAGCATGCTCTTCCTGATGTTGCCTTGGCATGATTGTTCCTCAGTTGCTGCAGGTGCAGGCACGCAGATCATTACTTTGGAGACTCCGTGAAAGGTTAATGCAGAAAGCATCATTTAGTGGCGACATGATAACTTGTAAGTCGATTCCCTTTATGTTCATACAGTTTTTTTTTATGAAAgcttaccccaacttgcttgggactgaaaggcttgttgttgttgttgttgtatgaaAACTCATGATCTGTGTACTCAAACCAACAAAAAAAAAGTTAAGGTAGCCTCTGTAATGAAATGGAAGGTGCTGATTTATTTCAGGGAAGAAGAAAACTGCTGTGCAACTCCAGGTACCTTGTGAATTGAGCTACTGTATCTCTCCATCCTTCCTTGTAGTATTTGTATAGTCGTATGTGCTCTGTCTGAGGTTATCAGTATTCTGTTCCACAACATGCTGTCAGTTTTAGCTTGGAAATCTGAAAACGTACTTGCTGAAGTTTTGTTTACTAGCATTTGGATTTGTTTGCATATGATGAGTAGGAAACAAGAACCGTCTTCCATCTGCTCATGTGAGACCTAGCTTTAGCAGGCTAATCTACCGAGATTAAGTAGTATAAGACAGAAGTTAGGGGAGGCTCTCTAAAAAAGAATTGAAATGGTCAAGGATTGTGGGTTCCTTGGATGGAGTTCTTGGTGTTGAAAAGGTGTGTTGGGATATGCAATGCATTTAGCCGCTCAACGCGTCCTAAATCCGGCGCCGCGGTTCGTCACCCATGTTCTGCCCAATTACATAGATAATTTAAAGAGGCGAGAACAAGCTTCGTGTCTCGAGGACAAGCTTTAGCAAAGGATAAACACTTGTCTCTTCTGCTAACTAGAATATTCTTTCTTTGTCAATGGAACACTTCAACCAAACTTTGGCACCTGCCAGGCTGCCATGGCACTATATTTCTGGTGTAATAGAGGAGTATTTGCTAAGGGGGTGATTGGTTGCTCAAAGGTCAGCGAGCCGGGATGGAGTGGCTGTCCAGGCTCTTTCCAGCCAGGATAAGACTATGCACTTTGTTGTGTTTGGgtgtctttgttgttggtccagTACGAAACGAGATCGTGTTTGGTTGCACGCATGCATCGAAGTTTAAGTGTCTAACACATGGGCCCCTGCATCATGCGTGTATGAAGCCATCCCGGCTCGCGAGGGAAGGTGAAATTGAGAAGTTGGAGGCGTGCGGGATGCAGGGGGTAGATGAATGAAACGAAACAGGCAAAACGTACGAGAAGGGGAACCAAACATGACCACAGTGCACTACTTGATACCTGGATGGACTCCGGACGACTCGAGCAGGGCAACCAATCGCCCCCTAAACAAATGCAGATGAACAAGGCAAAGGTTGACACCTACTCTTTGCTGTTAGAGAGCTCTGCTACTGTCAGGTTTTCATCTAGTTTATCCTTTATTTATCCAACTGCCATGCACAGTTACTTTGGTTTGGAACATTGGACAAGTGTATCATCATATATGTATATCTCGAAACATTAACACCCAGATATTGATTTGCAGAGAACATTTCAAGAACAAGCTGCACTATAaaggatagatatatagatagataaaTTTGTTGACTCCAAGCCAAAGCCAAGCCATCGGCTGTGGGCATGAAACCAGCTGAACCAAGACCCTCACCACAAAGCGAGAAATGTTGGCTCTAATCATGCTCCCATGTCAAGCTATGAACAGCCTTAAGACGACACTGACATGCCCAAAACTGAAAAATGGAAgagaacagaaaaaaaaaaactgagcaAGTGTGATAAAACCCTGCTATTCACATGGATCACATTATCATAATTCAGCATCTGACTATACTTAGTTACTTCTATGACTCAATAACACTACTATGCAGTTAGCAGCTAAACCACCATGGCTTTGTGGAAACATTTTCActcatcactcatcatcatcaataGAAGACGGTGGACCCCGCCGTCACTGGTGAGTGGGCCCACCCGTCGGCCGGCGACGACCAGGGGCTGTCAGTGCAGCCTCTGCCGCTTGGCGATGAAGCCCGGCGAGCAGCTGGCGGCGGGAAGCATGGGCGTCAGCGGGAGCATGGACATCTGCCGCTTCATGCAGGCGGTGGAGGCCAACGTGACGGCGTCGGAGCCGGCAGCGGCCACGGGCGCGGCGACGTACCCAGCGTGAGCGGCACCGAGAGGGAGCGTGTCCGGGGCGCGCACCGTGGGCGGGTTGCGCCACCGCGGGAGCTGCCCGGCGACGAGCAGGTTCTGCAGCAGAGGCCCCGCCTCCATGACGGAGGCCAGCAGGCGTCCTTTGTGTGGCAGGGGCCTCTTGCTGGCGAGCATATCGAGCACGGCGTCGGCCGCCgacccgacgccgacgccgcctccGGGACGGCACTGCTGCTTGGGCGCtgccgccgcagccgcagccgcgggTGGCGTGGCGGGGCTGAGCTTGCAGCGCCTGTCGGCGGAGGTGACGGGGTCGAAGAACGGGTCGACGGGGGACGAGACGAGGCTGCAGTCGGAGTCGGTGACGCTGGAAGTGACGAGCGGCGGCGCGGGtgccgcagcagccgccgccgccgcctgggcGGCCAGGAGGCGGAGGCTCTGCAGCTGGTCCCGCGCGTCGTCGCGCTCCTTGGCCACCTCGCGGACCAGCTCGGCCAGCTTGGCGATGCTCTGCTCCTTGCGCTTCAGCTCCTCCCTCGCCGCCTCCAGCTCCAGCGTCGTCGCTAGCAGCGTCTGCTTCAGCTCCGCCACGCTCTGCTCCAGCACCATTCAACAATTCAACAAGGTcagttctttctccctttttggtTCTTCACAAGCAGTTTGCAGCGTGAAAAAATAGAAATTGGAACGAAATTAGTGAAATGAAATCCATCGGCAAATCTATCTCCATAGCTTGGAGATTGCAAGAGAGAGTGAGAAGAAGTCGCGGAACACAAGGTGATGGGTGGACAGAGACATGGCAGCACGATCTAGAGAGCGAATGATTTGGATTCCTGCAAATGATTGCACCATACAACCACCACTACTCAAGCCCGTTGGAGACTTGGGAGCACAAATCCAACCCCATTCTCCCCCAAAAAAAAACTTTTTCTTCTTAGTTAAAAAAACAAATAGGGATAGGCATGCTTCAATCAAAAAGGAGGAAAAAGAAAAGCGTCTGAAATCAGAGTCACACGCAGGGACCCAAGGCAGAACAACACCATCATTGAACAGCATCTCGCCAGAGTGCCCAGCCTTTTCTTTctccctttcttttcttttctttcagttgaaaaaaaaaaaaaaaacaagtgtgAACCTACCAACCCCGAAGCAGACGGAAAGAGAAGTCTGGGAAGGAGGTCAAGAGGGAGTGTGATTTTTCCACAAGGCGAGCCGAACATGCAGGACCATGACAGAGAGAGAGATTAGGGAGGGGAGGAGAAGAATACCACCACGGTAAACAAGTGTTAAGGCGTGTGCGTGGATGGAGCCGGAGCACCCCCGCCAACCAAATTCGCCGCCCGCCTGCCTAACCCCACTTGACCACGGTAGCGGTAGCTAGTAGTGGTAAATGTGACACGGGCGGTGCAAGGACGTGAGATCCCCAGCGGCGGCCATGCCGCATCCGGCCGGCCACCGGCCAAGGAGAAGAACAGGGAAATGCGGCGGTAGCAGAGGGAGCTGGGTATGGTTTGGACGGGGAACATAATCTGAAGAGAGATTGGTCATTTGTTAAAGAAAAGAAAGAGTACCTCTTGCGGGGGCTGCTGCAGATCGTCGGGGAAGGAGGACCAGAGGCAGGAGAAGAGGGCGGCGTCCGGGCCGTCGCCGAGGAAGAGAGGAAGTTCCATGGCCATCGCGCGCACGCTTGATCGttattgctgctgctgctggcgtcCGTATGCGGCCTGCTGGAGGAGGAAGGGGGGAGCAGAgtcgagagcgagagagagatatatatacatgtatagcaAGTGATGGAAAGGGAGGTTGATAAGTAAAATAAGGAAGGGGGAGGAAATTAGGGGTTAATTATATGGGATGTTCGCCGACCTATCATCTCTTGCCATGTGCTAGCtatgctccccccccccccccccccccccccccccccccccccccttttttttgtTGCCTCTGCCTTCTTTCTCTGGAGTGGGGCCAACCACTGCTGTGTCTCGTGTGTCGTAGTAGTACTCCTAACCTTGCACAAAATTTTattgttttcttcttttctccGTTCACTCGGAATGCAACGAGAACACATAATACTACGCTAACATATATATGAACGTATATTACACTattatctaaaatagatactgTGGGGTATTAACCCTTATACTTTTACGGTTAGGCTTGGACGGgtcggatcagggggtccggtccactaaaagacgacgcgcggcccagccaacctatttggaatcccgcgcaaggaatcaagacagatttagagatcaagcaagatcctggtcggttagaatagaaatccttatccagccacctatggcaattataactggctatgattagtttccagatctgtaaccctgcctcccggactatataaggcaggtaggggatccctctaaaaaatatctctcattgacatacagcaatacaatcagacgcaggatgtaggtattacgcctttacggcggccgaacctggataaaaccttgtgtctgtcttgcgttaccatcttatttgttgcttgcgtatctgtctaccgataatctactaccttgggcatacccctaggtaaactgccgaccatatttcgtcgacagtggcgcgtcaggtaggaggtatgcgtactgctctccagacgaacaagatggtcatcatccccggttccatggctacaccgaacggcctcacgttcactatcggccagatcacctggaccaccggcttcgacgacttcatcgccatgaccccagaGGAGGTGTGGGTTcaatctgcgccgaccactgcttcacctacatcggctacggctccgaccacggtggatctggctccgaccacgccagcgtcgtcttcagccacgccgacaacccatcgtccgcttcctcgctacaaaaggaggcagatcgacaacaccgacttgctcgactccatcgatcgggtcggcaccaaacttgttgaaaccctggctctggtaagttcgattcaaagtcaacctaatgagcaggtaactacgacccacaacagatctatccgaccagctcgggccaatcgtcctgcacgactcggtacggatctcgtggtcacatctactcctgaagagCGCTCCGTCCGCCGCCGGCCAGCCCctgcgacgggtctccggctctccgagtatgaagcctcgatggaaaaccaccaggtccagccctatggcctgcacaacttcgtcaacatggtccgaattgaggattatcaagaagggtcggtccacacagttcaagagggtggctcaagctcctcgtccggcatcgcatctaatgcctccgtccacaccgagctccagcatcataacgatgaaggcgttgaatacgatctggataccccagaccacgccctggggttcccGCAATTCCCATCCTTcctaccaaggcgaggagacttatCAACgtcgtcagtaatgatgaaccgccGACGatcggcgaaacagaacaagaaaggctagcacgcgaagcatgcaatattgaccggtttaatcgccgacaaattgaagccgaggcagaagaggaggcccgacgcataagggtccagccacgcaaccttaacaatgcttttgacagggtgggggacaagcaggtcttcaggactctaagcgccaacgtagctgttgctatggcgacaatgcaacgactacccaacaccccggaaacacaAGCAGTttacgatgatatacaagcttacctgacggctgctatggcctagaccgcagagattgtaaatcaagcccggcctccatccgtctcagtcgaatcaagccacagccgccaatactcaagttgctcacagccacccaaccaacgtggctcgcgcaacaacgacccatcagacaactatcaaggcggaaacggtgaccatgatggtggtcgggatgacaaccgccatagGGAGGACAACCGGCGTGACGTTCGGGACGACaatcgccgagacaaccgcgataatcgccgcgataaccacggtcgcagggttaattaggatggcaaccgagatcgccgtgatggcaataacgatctccaccattacctcagaggacgtgatctgcgcgatcgcatcaaccaaagagccaatgatcgtgcatcccacgaaagctatcgtcgtatggaatatgatactgcccatggccctccgggtttgaagcagtttactccacaccttcgccaagtcatatggcccaagaacttcaagctcgaaaaactttagaagtacgacggcaaggagaaccccgaattatgggtcacgCTCTACGAAActatgtgcagatcagccatggctgacgagcacgtcatgtctaactacttcccagtcgctgtcggccatgcaggtcactaatggctggtcagcttgccggcgaactactttgattcttggcaaaagctcaagcaagccttcatcgacaacttcattgctacttgcgagcaacccagcaacaaatatgatctgcagtgaATTCGAgaccgaaaagatgagccactatgcgAGTATGTCTGGCATTTCTCGGatatgcgcatcaaggtcccatcaatctccgacaacgaggcaatcgaggctttcattactggtctctgcttccacaatgccctacgggacaagctccttcgcaagagacctgaattagtcatagcgctcctggccactgccaagaaatatgcagatgccgacgatgctaaaaagataatcatcgaggaagcagcaagggttccatgctccgaccaccccccacaccgcgacaacTACCGCGTCAAtcgtggttggaacgacaattttgatcgccgcaaccagcgcaatgacccccgcg harbors:
- the LOC136515148 gene encoding uncharacterized protein, whose product is MDVFNGVRFVRLRCCARRGKYLAADADGSSVCLTGQRGVHNAVWAVHHAAGPDGGPCVLLRGAYGRYLLATSVQAGTGPSHGVVTAQDGLGGSPPPPGMLWQAIPRRTTFVIRSGTGRYLRANGRYLRWRRAVTSAGDNGSTMMQWDIENVPIRMTRPCILDPTYQLTHARRRPLTESEVARQIRYVRGETDGSVNEGAWRTMQLNTHNLMQLRLTLACRLGASIDVTRTTLCVRAGRYAHLSPLLVDLPIGNDRIDIVILNHGTQGELETFTSPQNSQIRSGNYMTRKFFLSLCFLPFT
- the LOC136517652 gene encoding uncharacterized protein encodes the protein MAMELPLFLGDGPDAALFSCLWSSFPDDLQQPPQESVAELKQTLLATTLELEAAREELKRKEQSIAKLAELVREVAKERDDARDQLQSLRLLAAQAAAAAAAAPAPPLVTSSVTDSDCSLVSSPVDPFFDPVTSADRRCKLSPATPPAAAAAAAAPKQQCRPGGGVGVGSAADAVLDMLASKRPLPHKGRLLASVMEAGPLLQNLLVAGQLPRWRNPPTVRAPDTLPLGAAHAGYVAAPVAAAGSDAVTLASTACMKRQMSMLPLTPMLPAASCSPGFIAKRQRLH